The DNA segment ACACTCAGCAGCACCCACAGACCGCTTATACATGTAGATTTCATAAAAACCTCCCGGTACATAATCGGCAGGATCTGTACCGGGTATTAACGGGAGTCGGCACTTCCGGTGAGACTCGTCAGAGATCCTTCAGTGCCAGCGGGCTGGGGTTTTTATCCACCCCCTCCTCGTTGGCGATCTGTTGATACAACTCCCTGGCCTTGCCGGAAAGGCGGGTAGGAACCTGAACCCTGACCTGGATATACATATCACCCTTACGGGCATTGTTGTGCAGATGCGGTATCCCCTCACCGCGCAAACGCAGGATCTTGCCATTCTGGGTTCCAGCGGGAATCTTCACCTTGATCTGCTTGCCGTCGAGGGTTTTTACCGAGATCTCGTCGCCAAGGGCTGCCTGTGCAGCAGAGATCGGGATAGCACAATAGATATCGTTGCCGCGGCGCTCGAAGTACTCATGCGGCCGGACAACGATATATACGTACAGATCACCGGGAGGACCGCCATTCTTTCCTGCATCACCCTGCTTCGGGATGTGAATACGCTTACCGTGTTCGATACCGGCAGGAATGGTAACCTTGATTTTCTGCTTTTTCTGTACAACCCCGCTACCGCTGCAGGATTTGCAAGGATTGTCGATAACCGAACCGCTGCCGCCACAGGCAGGACAAGGCGAGGCAATAGAGAAAAACCCGGAACTGCGGCGCACCTGACCGGCGCCATTACAGGTCGTACAGGTGGTAAAGCCGCCGCCCTTCTCGGCACCGCTGCCGCTGCAGCTGCCGCAGGCAGCATGTTTGGTGAACTCGATTTCCACCTTGTCGCCAAAGGCGGCGGTGGTAAACGGCACCTCAAGGTCGTATCTCAGATCGGCACCGGCTGCACGACCGGGCTCGCCGCCAGAGCGGCGTGATCGGCCGCGTGCGCCGCCGCCAAAAAAAGAGCCGAAGATATCCCCGAAGTCGCCGAAGATGTCCTCGAAATCGTGAAAGGCATGAGAAAATCCGCCGGCGCCCCCGTCGCCCATACCCTCGAGCCCGGCAAAACCGAACTGGTCGTATGTCTGACGCTTTTGCTGGTCGGCCAGCACCTCATATGCCTCGGTAGCCTCTTTAAAGCGAGTCTCCGCCTCGGTATCACCCGGATTTTTATCCGGGTGATACTTCACGGCAAGTTTTCGGTATGCCTTTTTTATCTCGTCCGGGGAGGCTGTCTTGGAGACCCCCAGAACCTCGTAATAATCTCGCTTTGCCACGTACAGTGCTCCCTTCAGCAGTTGGTGCGGTGTGCCTTACTGGGTGTCATCCTCATCGTCGACAACCTCATAATCGGCATCCTCGACACCCTCGCTGCTGTCGCCGCCTGCCTGCTGGGCCTGCTCGGCTCCGGCAGCATCACCGCCACCAGCCTGCTGTTCGGCCTGCGAGCTTTTGTAGATCTCCTCGGCAAGCCTGTGGGAGGCCTTCTGCAGCTCCTCGGACTTGCCCTTGATCTCGTCGGCAGAGCCGTTCTCCAGTGCATTCTTCAGTTCCTGCACAGCGGCCTCGATGGCAGCTTTGTCCTCTGCCGAGATCTTGTCGCCGTAGTCCTGCAATGACTTCTCGGTGGTATAGACCAGGCTGTCCGCCTCGTTGCGGGCCTCGGCCGTTTCACGGGCCTTGCGGTCCTCCTCGGCGTTCGCCTCGGCATCCTTTACCATCTTTTCGATCTCGTCCTCGTTCAAGCCGCTGCTCGACTCGATACGGATCTTCTGTTCCTTGCCGGTACCCAGATCTTTGGCAGAAACATGCAGAATACCGTTGGCATCGATATCAAAGGTAACCTCGATTCGCGGCACACCGCGCGGGGCGGCCGGAATGCCAACCAGATCGAATCGACCAAGGCTGCGGTTCTGCGAGGCCATCTCGCGTTCACCCTGCAGAACATGAATCGACACAGCGGTCTGATTGTCGGCCGCGGTCGAGAACTCCTTGTTCTTGCGGGTGGGGATGGTGGTATTGCGCTCGATAAGCTTGTGGAAAACCCCACCCAGGGTTTCAATCCCGAGGCTCAGCGGTGTTACATCCAGCAGCAGAACATCCTTTACGTCGCCGCCCAGGATTCCACCCTGTACAGCAGCACCCATCGCTACAACCTCGTCCGGGTTCACCCCTTTATGGGGTTCCTTGTTGAACAGCTCCTTGACGGCACGCTGCACAGCCGGCATACGGGTAGAACCACCAACCAGGATAACCTCGTCAATCTCACCAGCAGTCAGTCCGGCATCCTGCAGCGCCTGACGACACGGTCCCTTGGTCTTCTCGACCAGATCCGCCACCATCTGCTCGAACTTGGAGCGTGTCAGGCTGTACTGCAGATGCTTGGGACCGGAATTGTCGGCGGTAATAAACGGCAGATTTATCTCGGTCTGCTGGGCAGTCGACAGCTCTTTCTTGGCCTTTTCCGCGGCTTCCTTCAGACGCTGCAGTGCCATCCGGTCCTTGCTCAGATCGATGGAGTAGTCATTCTTGAACTCGGCAATCAGCCAATCAATTACCTTCTGGTCAAAGTTGTCACCACCAAGATGGGTATCACCATTGGTACTTTTAACCTCGAAGACCCCGTCGCCAAGCTCCAGGATCGAGATATCAAAGGTACCGCCACCAAGGTCGAATACCGCAATCGTTTCCTCGTTCTTGTCCTTGCCCAGACCGTAGGCCAGTGCCGCTGCAGTAGGCTCGTTCACAATGCGCTTTACATCAAGCCCGGCAATCTTGCCGGCATCCTTGGTGGCCTGTCGCTGACTGTCGTTGAAATATGCCGGGACGGTAATAACCGCCTCGGTCACCTTTTCCCCGAGGTAGTCCTCTGCGGTTTCCTTCATTTTCTGCAGGGTTGCCGCCGAAATCTCGGGAGGAGAGTACTGCTTGCCGGTCACATCGACCCGGGCACCGCCGCTGCCGTCTTTGACGACGTGGTACGGAACCATGGTGATCTCCTCGGCAACCTCATCGAATCGGCGTCCCATAAATCGCTTGATAGAAAAAATGGTGTTTTCCGGGTTGGTTACCATCTGGTTTTTGGCGGGCTGCCCCACCAGGCGCTCACCCTTCTGGGTGTAGGCAACAATCGAGGGGGTAGTTCGCTGCCCCTCGCTGTTCGG comes from the Spirochaeta africana DSM 8902 genome and includes:
- the dnaJ gene encoding molecular chaperone DnaJ, producing MAKRDYYEVLGVSKTASPDEIKKAYRKLAVKYHPDKNPGDTEAETRFKEATEAYEVLADQQKRQTYDQFGFAGLEGMGDGGAGGFSHAFHDFEDIFGDFGDIFGSFFGGGARGRSRRSGGEPGRAAGADLRYDLEVPFTTAAFGDKVEIEFTKHAACGSCSGSGAEKGGGFTTCTTCNGAGQVRRSSGFFSIASPCPACGGSGSVIDNPCKSCSGSGVVQKKQKIKVTIPAGIEHGKRIHIPKQGDAGKNGGPPGDLYVYIVVRPHEYFERRGNDIYCAIPISAAQAALGDEISVKTLDGKQIKVKIPAGTQNGKILRLRGEGIPHLHNNARKGDMYIQVRVQVPTRLSGKARELYQQIANEEGVDKNPSPLALKDL
- the dnaK gene encoding molecular chaperone DnaK, whose protein sequence is MGKIIGIDLGTTNSCVAVMEGDQSVVIPNSEGQRTTPSIVAYTQKGERLVGQPAKNQMVTNPENTIFSIKRFMGRRFDEVAEEITMVPYHVVKDGSGGARVDVTGKQYSPPEISAATLQKMKETAEDYLGEKVTEAVITVPAYFNDSQRQATKDAGKIAGLDVKRIVNEPTAAALAYGLGKDKNEETIAVFDLGGGTFDISILELGDGVFEVKSTNGDTHLGGDNFDQKVIDWLIAEFKNDYSIDLSKDRMALQRLKEAAEKAKKELSTAQQTEINLPFITADNSGPKHLQYSLTRSKFEQMVADLVEKTKGPCRQALQDAGLTAGEIDEVILVGGSTRMPAVQRAVKELFNKEPHKGVNPDEVVAMGAAVQGGILGGDVKDVLLLDVTPLSLGIETLGGVFHKLIERNTTIPTRKNKEFSTAADNQTAVSIHVLQGEREMASQNRSLGRFDLVGIPAAPRGVPRIEVTFDIDANGILHVSAKDLGTGKEQKIRIESSSGLNEDEIEKMVKDAEANAEEDRKARETAEARNEADSLVYTTEKSLQDYGDKISAEDKAAIEAAVQELKNALENGSADEIKGKSEELQKASHRLAEEIYKSSQAEQQAGGGDAAGAEQAQQAGGDSSEGVEDADYEVVDDEDDTQ